The genomic stretch ATGAACACGCGCCAGATAAGTTTGAGCTGGCTGAGCCGATAAACTTTTCCGACTTCGACTAATTTGCGATCGACGTGCTGAATTCCCGTCATCAAATTGAGATACACGGGAAAGAATACGCCTACCGCAATCAGGGCAATCTTGGAAGATTCATAGATGCCCAGCCAGAGGATAAATAGAGGAACCCAGGCGAGGGAAGGAATATTCCGCAATGCCTGAAGCAGAGGATCAAGCAAACGATAAGCCGTCCGAGAATAGCCCGTGATTGCTCCCAGAATCGTTGCCGCGAATGCCCCCAGGAAAAATCCCAGGAATACCCGGTAGAACGTGACGGCAATATGCTCAAACAGTTCTCCCGATGCCGCCAGACCCAGCAGCGTTGATGCGATTGTAGAAGGTGCAGGCAACAAATTTGGAGGAAAGATGCCAGTCTTTGAGAAAATCTCCCAGAGGACGAGCAGAATTGCCGGAATGAGCAGTCCCACCCATCTGCTGGAAGAGGATCGACTTTGAGAGGGAACTCGGTTGAAAACGCGCAGTGCTGGCGCAGCAAGACGATTCATGAAGTAGACCTAGTGAGGGTTCCTAAGACTTAACCACCTTTTTGACAAACTCTGGATCGATCAAATCCGTTGCCACCTGTTCCACATTGACCGAAGGCTGAATGACGCCACTCTTCTTCAGCACATCTCCGGCAGCAGTAATCACAGTTTTCTGACTATCGCCGATCGCCGAATCTGATAAATCGGTTCGCTCAAGCTGCTTTGCCGCTACCGTATCGCTGAGTTTGGCTTCTTTTGCCAGGATTGCCTTCAACTCGTTTGGATTGTCGATCGCCCAGAGTCGTGCCTTTTCGTAAGCGCCAATAACTCGCTCTACGTACACAGGATATTCCTGAGCAAATGCCTCCCTCACGTTCAGAATGCCCTGACTGATAAAGTTCGGATTACGATAGAACAGGCGAGATCCTGTCTCTAACTCGGTTTTTGCCATGTGGGGATCGAGTCCTGCCCAGGCATCCACATCACCCCGTTCCAGAGCTGCCCGACCGTCTGCGTGCTGAAGCGGCACTAGCTCAATATCTTTCTCGGAAAGTCCGACTTCATCCAGGGCGCGGAGTAAAAAGATGTAGGGATCGGTTCCTTTTGTTGCAGCAACTCGCTTCCCTTTTAAATCCTCAACTTTGTTAATCGGAGAGTCCGATCGCGTTACCAGAGCCGTCCATTCTGGCTTCGAATAAACGTACACTGCTTTAATCGGATTTCCATTCGCTTTACCCAGCAGTGAAGCTGCCCCAGCGGTCGATCCAAAATCGATACTGCGGCTATTCAGGAATTCCAGGGCTTTGTTGCTGCCGACGCTCTGCGTCCACTCAACTTTGACGTTATCCTTCGCCAAATCCTCCTCCAGCCAGCCCTTTTCTTTCAGAACCAGGCTCACTGGATTGTAATAAGCGTAGTCTACTTTAACCGTGTCAGGCTTAGCGGCAGTGGGGCTACTATTGGCAGGCGTTTGAGCCGTTTGGCTACTGCAACTGCTAACGACTAGCACCAAACTCAGCGCAACAGAGAACAGAGCGGCAAATCCAGGAAGATTTTTAGCCGTAAATCGGCGCAGGATTGCCTTGAGATTTGGAAAGGAGCTGAATGTTTTCATGGAGGACGATCGAATAGATGAAGTAGGGAACTAAAGGGGATAGTTGAGGTGTGTTAGAGATCCTGTGTTGCTCCCTAAATCCCCCAAATATTCTTTGCCACGCTTGAAGCGCGAGGGGGACTTTGAAATAGAAGACTGATTCCCCCCAGAATT from Leptolyngbya ohadii IS1 encodes the following:
- a CDS encoding ABC transporter permease, which gives rise to MNRLAAPALRVFNRVPSQSRSSSSRWVGLLIPAILLVLWEIFSKTGIFPPNLLPAPSTIASTLLGLAASGELFEHIAVTFYRVFLGFFLGAFAATILGAITGYSRTAYRLLDPLLQALRNIPSLAWVPLFILWLGIYESSKIALIAVGVFFPVYLNLMTGIQHVDRKLVEVGKVYRLSQLKLIWRVFMPATLPTYVVGLRSGLGLGWMFVVAAEIMGASSGLGYLLVDGQTTGRPDIIIASILLFAVCGKLTDVLLAAIGKRFLGWQDSYLSQS
- a CDS encoding aliphatic sulfonate ABC transporter substrate-binding protein; the protein is MKTFSSFPNLKAILRRFTAKNLPGFAALFSVALSLVLVVSSCSSQTAQTPANSSPTAAKPDTVKVDYAYYNPVSLVLKEKGWLEEDLAKDNVKVEWTQSVGSNKALEFLNSRSIDFGSTAGAASLLGKANGNPIKAVYVYSKPEWTALVTRSDSPINKVEDLKGKRVAATKGTDPYIFLLRALDEVGLSEKDIELVPLQHADGRAALERGDVDAWAGLDPHMAKTELETGSRLFYRNPNFISQGILNVREAFAQEYPVYVERVIGAYEKARLWAIDNPNELKAILAKEAKLSDTVAAKQLERTDLSDSAIGDSQKTVITAAGDVLKKSGVIQPSVNVEQVATDLIDPEFVKKVVKS